From a region of the Salvelinus alpinus chromosome 2, SLU_Salpinus.1, whole genome shotgun sequence genome:
- the LOC139562281 gene encoding citron rho-interacting kinase-like isoform X1, which translates to MFKFKYQGSVKDLASLDPMTSRCSRLNHLLQGKISNHGLQGGVNVTREELLDALLLLYQECSSPDLMKIEYVANFVNKYSEVVSELHELQPGLRDFEKRGVVGRGCFAEVQVVRERSTGDVCALKVMEKAGLRSNENVFYEEERKILALSCSPWIPRLLYAFQDQDNVYLAMEYLPGGDLMALMNRYEEQFDEAMAQFYLAELVEAIHAVHQMGFVHRDVKPENVLIDRTGHIKLADFGSAAKLTANKKVFTPRAPVGTQDYLSPEVLGAMNGGSQCSYGLECDWWSLGIIAYEMIYMKSPFTDGTTTKTTHNIMNFQRFLRFPQDPKASKHFVDLVQSLLCGAQERLGFEELRCHPFFSTVDWNKLRQALPPFVPTLRAEDDTSNFEEPPEKPRPRRADAQRDPPRLGFQGQDLPFLGWFFSRALTALAKSESVASGLNSPAKTNSMEKKLHIKSKELQETQDKCHKMEQEISRFQRKMTDLESVLHQKDVELKASETQRTILEQDLATYITECSSLKRSLEAARVEVSQEDDKALQLLHDIREQSSKLQEIKEQEYHAQLEEMQVTIRQLEEDLSAARRRSDLYESELRDSRNTSEELKRKAVDYQQRIQKAKEQGKAEVEELLSKLEKTNAEQQVKILELQDKLSKAVKASTEATELLQNIRQAKERLEQELERLRGKADPSDTLRRRLRETEEGRKTLENQVKRLEMVERRENKLKDDIQTKSQQIQQMADKILELEENLRETQSTAQRMEAHLVQKERLYEDKIKVLEAQMKVDLADKESLESKRAQHEEEAREKCKLLSEQKATINAMDSKMKNLEQRITELSEANKLAANSSIYTQKNMKAQEEMISELRQQKFYLESQAGKLEAQNAKLEEHLEKMSQQEQSKRSRLLELETRLREMGLEHEEQKLEIKRQVTELTLSLQERESQISGLQAARHALENQLQQAKTELEDTTAEAEEEITALRAHRDEIQRKFDALRDSCSVITDLEEQLTQLSQENAELNRQNFYLSKQLDEVTDETDDRLQLGQDVDRLRREVADREMHLNNQKQNIETLKTTCSMLEEQVVELESLNDELLEKERQWEAWRGALEDEKNQAERRTRDMQRLMDNEKQNRLRADQRSTESRQAVELAVREHTAEIVALQQALKEQRLKAESLSDTLNDLEKKHAMLEMNARTLQQKLETERELKQRLMDEQGKLQQQMDLQKSHIFRLTQGLQEALDQTDLLKTERTDLEYQLENIQAVYSHEKVKMEGTISQQTKLIDFLQAKMDQPTKKKKGIFGRRRDELAPNGNGAGGSGAQAQPALPMQYSDMKVALEKERTRCSDLEDALQKMRIELRSLREEAAHFKASEHAPATPASARQQILMSAIVKSPERQPNPSSLLAPSSSARCKDSSTPEEKRRVTFEKYGRRVKERMHHNIPHRFTVGLNMRATKCSVCLDTVHFGRQAATCLECNTLCHPKCSPCLPATCGLPAEYATHFSEALCREKASSPALQLKEATGHVRLEGWMKQPRNSKRGQQGWERKYVVLDGTKVSIFDAEPREDSLKPEEEFELCLPDGEVTIHGAVGASELINTAKSDTPYILKLESHPHTTCWPGQSLYFMAPSFPDKQRWVAVLESVVAGSRGSKDKVEADATAVPKRQKNLSPLVQKLLGNSLLKLEGDDRLDINCTLPLTDQIVLVGSEEGLYALNVIKNSLTHIPGLASVFQIQIIKEHDKLLIITGEERALCLVEIKKVKQSLSQSHLPAQPDLSPYIFETVKGCHLFSSGKIENGTCICAAMPNKITILRYNDSLNKFCIRKEIETSEPCSCIHFTGYSIIIGTNKFYEMEMKQYVLEEFLDKNDVTLASAIFAASSHSFPISIIQVTQAPQKDEYLLCFHEFGVFVDAYGRRSRSEDIKWSRLPLSFAYREPYLFVTYFNSLDVIEVQGHSALGAHSYAHLDIPNPRYLGPAISSGAIYLASSYQNKLRVICCKGNLGQEGELQRNGSGRSPNKRGPPSYNEHITKRLAASPALHSDPGTPRRYREARTEFRRDKSPGRPPHSVEREKSPSGRMMMDPRLARSPGRAMGGDLRLDRSPGKLMDRDVRRERSPGRGFEEQQPGVRQRLHTSSGRTPLTTVNKVWDQSSV; encoded by the exons GCAGCCTGGATTGCGGGACTTTGAGAAGCGCGGGGTGGTTGGACGTGGCTGCTTTGCTGAAGTACAGGTGGTCCGAGAGAGATCCACAGGAGATGTGTGTGCCTTGAAGGTCATGGAGAAGGCAGGCCTGCGCTCCAATGAAAAT GTGTtctatgaggaggagaggaagatacTGGCACTGAGCTGCAGCCCCTGGATCCCACGGCTTCTGTACGCCTTCCAGGACCAAGACAATGTCTACCTG GCGATGGAATACCTCCCGGGTGGGGACCTGATGGCCCTGATGAACAGATATGAGGAGCAGTTTGATGAGGCCATGGCCCAGTTTTACCTGGCCGAACTAGTGGAGGCCATCCACGCTGTGCATCAGATGGGTTTTGTCCACAG AGATGTCAAACCAGAGAATGTACTCATTGACCGCACTGGGCACATCAAGTTGGCAGACTTTGGTTCAGCTGCCAAGCTCACTGCTAATAAAAAG GTGTTTACCCCCAGGGCACCTGTCGGGACGCAGGACTACCTGTCCCCTGAGGTCTTGGGGGCTATGAACGGGGGGTCCCAGTGTAGCTACGGCCTAGAGTGTGACTGGTGGTCACTAGGGATCATCGCCTACGAGATGATCTACATGAAGTCTCCATTCACCGATGGCACCACCACCAAGACCACCCACAATATCATGAACTTCCAG CGTTTTTTGAGGTTCCCCCAGGATCCAAAGGCCAGTAAGCACTTTGTAGACCTGGTTCAGAGTCTACTCTGTGGAGCGCAGGAGCGGCTAGGCTTTGAGGAGCTCCGTTGTCACCCCTTCTTCTCCACTGTGGACTGGAACAAGCTGAGACAAG ccctccctcccttcgtGCCAACGCTCCGCGCCGAAGATGATACCTCCAATTTTGAGGAGCCTCCGGAGAAGCCTCGGCCCCGGCGAGCGGATGCCCAGCGAGACCCCCCGCGGCTGGGCTTCCAGGGCCAGGACCTGCCCTTTCTAGGCTGGTTCTTCAGCAGGGCGTTGACAGCGCTGGCCAAGTCTGA GTCAGTGGCTTCAGGCCTCAACTCTCCTGCCAAAACCAACTCCATGGAGAAAAAGCTTCATATTAAAAGCAAAGAACTTCAAGAAACTCAAGACAAATGTCACAAG ATGGAGCAGGAGATCTCTAGGTTTCAGCGCAAGATGACTGACCTGGAGTCAGTTCTGCACCAAAAGGATGTGGAGCTCAAAGCCTCTGAGACCCAGAGGACCATCCTGGAGCAGGACCTGGCCACCTACATCACTGAGTGCAGC AGCTTAAAGCGCAGCCTGGAGGCAGCCCGTGTGGAGGTGTCTCAGGAGGATGACAAGGCTCTGCAGCTGCTGCATGACATCAGAGAGCAGAGCAGCAAGCTGCAGGAGATCAAGGAGCAG GAGTACCATGCCCAGCTGGAGGAGATGCAGGTCACCATCCGGCAGCTGGAGGAGGACTTGTCTGCCGCCAGGCGCCGTAGTGACCTGTACGAGTCAGAGCTCCGAGACTCCCGGAACACCAGCGAGGAGCTCAAGAGGAAGGCTGTGGACTACCAGCAGAGAATCCagaag GCGAAGGAGCAGGGTAAAGCTGAGGTGGAGGAGCTCCTTTCCAAACTGGAGAAG ACCAATGCTGAACAGCAAGTGAAAATCCTGGAACTCCAAGACAAACTCTCCAAG GCGGTGAAAGCCAGTACAGAAGCCACAGAGCTGCTGCAGAACATCCGGCAGGCTAAAGAACGTCTGGAGCAGGAGCTTGAGCGGCTGCGCGGCAAGGCCGACCCCAGCGACACCCTCCGACGACGTCTCAGAGAGACCGAG GAGGGCAGGAAGACCCTGGAGAACCAGGTGAAGCGTCTGGAGATGGTGGAGCGACGAGAGAACAAGCTGAAGGATGACATCCAGACTAAATCCCAGCAGATCCAGCAGATGGCTGATAAGATCCTG GAGCTGGAGGAGAACTTGAGGGAGACCCAGTCAACAGCCCAGCGGATGGAGGCTCACCTGGTCCAGAAAGAGAGGCTCTATGAGGACAAAATTAAG GTTCTGGAGGCCCAGATGAAGGTGGACCTGGCAGACAAGGAGAGCCTGGAGTCCAAACGGGCCCAGCACGAGGAAGAGGCCCGGGAGAAGTGTAAACTCCTCAGTGAACAGAAAGCG ACCATCAACGCCATGGACTCCAAGATGAAGAATCTGGAGCAGCGGATCACCGAGCTTTCTGAGGCCAACAAGTTAGCCGCTAACAGTAGCATCTACACTCAGAAAAACAT GAAAGCCCAGGAGGAGATGATCTCGGAGCTGAGGCAGCAGAAGTTCTACCTAGAGTCCCAGGCGGGGAAGCTGGAGGCCCAGAACGCCAAGCTGGAGGAGCACCTTGAGAAGATGAGTCAGCAGGAGCAAAGCAAGAGGAGCCGTCTGCTGGAGCTGGAGACCAGACTCCGAGAG ATGGGCCTGGAGCACGAAGAGCAGAAGCTGGAGATCAAGCGCCAGGTGACGGAGTTGACGTTGTCGCTGCAGGAGCGGGAGTCCCAGATCAGTGGGCTGCAGGCGGCACGCCACGCCCTGGAGAACCAGCTGCAGCAGGCCAAGACAGAGCTGGAGGACACCACCGCCGAGGCCGAGGAGGAGATCACCGCCCTCAGG gCCCACAGAGATGAAATCCAACGCAAGTTTGACGCCCTGAGAGACAGTTGCTCA gtgatCACAGATCTGGAGGAGCAGCTGACCCAGCTGAGCCAGGAGAACGCCGAGCTGAACAGACAGAACTTCTACCTGTCCAAGCAGCTGGACGAGGTCACGGACGAGACGGACGACCGCCTGCAGCTGGGACAGGACGTGGACCGCCTCCGCCGCGAGGTGGCCGACCGTGAGATGCACCTCAACAACCAGAAACAG AACATTGAGACTCTGAAGACGACGTGCAGCATGCTGGAGGAGCAGGTTGTGGAGCTGGAGAGTCTGAATGATGAGCTgctggagaaggagagacagtgggaggccTGGAGGGGAGCCCTGGAAGACGAGAAGAACCAGGCCGAGAGGAGGACCCGAGACATGCAGCGCCTGATGGACAACGAGAAGCAGAATAG GTTGCGTGCGGACCAGCGCAGTACCGAGTCCCGCCAGGCAGTGGAGCTAGCGGTCAGGGAGCACACGGCGGAGATCGTGGCTCTGCAGCAAGCCCTGAAAGAACAGAGACTGAAGGCCGAGAGTCTCTCTGATACG CTGAATGACCTGGAGAAGAAGCACGCCATGCTGGAGATGAACGCCCGCACCCTGCAGCAAAAactggagacggagagggagctGAAGCAGAGGCTGATGGACGAG CAAGGCAAGCTACAGCAGCAGATGGACCTACAGAAGAGCCACATCTTTCGTCTGACACAAGGCctgcaggaggctctggaccagACTGACCTGCTGAAGACTGAGAGGACCGACCTGGAGTACCAGCTGGAGAACATCCAG GCTGTTTATTCTCATGAGAAAGTCAAGATGGAGGGCACCATTTCTCAGCAGACCAAGCTGATTGACTTCCTCCAGGCCAAAATGGATCAGCCCACCAAGAAAAAGAAG gGTATCTTCGGGCGGCGGCGTGATGAGCTGGCACCCAATGGGAACGGGGCTGGGGGTTCCGGGGCACAGGCCCAGCCAGCACTGCCCATGCAGTACAGTGACATGAAGGTGGCCCTGGAGAAGGAAAGGACACGCTGCTCAGACCTGGAGGACGCCCTGCAGAAGATGAGGATAGAGCTGAGATCACTAAGAGAAGAAG CGGCCCATTTTAAAGCCTCAGAGCACGCCCCGGCCACGCCAGCCTCCGCCCGCCAACAGATCCTCATGTCGGCTATCGTCAAGTCCCCCGAGCGCCAGCCCAACCCCAGCAGCCTCCTGGCACCCTCTAGCTCTGCGCGATGCAAGGATAGCTCCACGCCCGAAG AGAAGCGAAGGGTAACTTTTGAAA AGTACGGGCGTCGCGTAAAGGAGAGGATGCACCACAACATCCCCCATCGCTTCACCGTGGGACTCAACATGAGGGCCACCAAGTGTTCTGTTTGCCTGGACACCGTGCACTTTGGACGCCAGGCCGCCACCTGCCTAG AGTGCAACACCCTCTGCCACCCCAAGTGCTCGCCCTGCCTCCCTGCCACGTGCGGCCTGCCGGCGGAGTACGCCACCCACTTCTCAGAGGCGTTGTGTCGGGAGAAGGCCAGCTCCCCTGCCCTGCAGCTCAAAGAGGCCACTGGCCACGTTCGCCTGGAGGGATGGATGAAACAACCCAG GAACTCCAAGCGTGGCCAGCAGGGCTGGGAGAGGAAGTACGTGGTGCTGGACGGGACCAAGGTGTCCATCTTCGACGCTGAACCCAGAGAAG ACTCTCTGAAGCCAGAGGAGGAGTTTGAGCTGTGTCTTCCTGATGGAGAGGTGACCATCCACGGAGCAGTGGGAGCCTCGGAGCTCATCAACACGGCCAAATCGG ACACCCCGTACATCCTGAAGCTGGAGTCTCACCCACACACCACCTGTTGGCCCGGCCAGTCCCTGTACTTCATGGCTCCCAGCTTCCCAGACAAGCAGCGCTGGGTGGCTGTCCTGGAGTCAGTCGTAGCCGGCAGCAGGGGCTCCAAGGACAAGGTGGAGGCTGACGCG ACAGCTGTTCCTAAAAGACAGAAGAACCTCTCCCCGCTGGTCCAG AAACTGTTGGGTAACTCTCTGCTGAAGCTGGAAGGAGACGACCGACTGGACATTAACTGTACCCTGCCCCTCACCGACCAG ATAGTGTTGGTTGGCTCTGAGGAGGGTCTGTATGCCCTGAACGTCATTAAGAACAGCCTGACTCACATCCCCGGCCTGGCCTCCGTCTTCCAGATCCAGATTATCAAGGAGCACGACAAGCTGCTCATAATTACTG GAGAGGAGCGGGCCCTGTGTCTGGTGGAGATCAAGAAGGTGAAGCAGTCTCTGTCTCAGTCCCATCTCCCGGCTCAGCCAGATCTCAGCCCATACATCTTTGAGACCGTCAAGGGATGCCACCTCTTCTCCTCTGGCAAG ATTGAGAATGGCACGTGTATCTGTGCCGCCATGCCCAACAAGATCACCATCCTGCGCTACAACGACAGCCTCAATAAGTTCTGCATCAGGAAAGAGATTGAGACGTCAGAGCCCTGCAGCTGTATCCATTTCACAGGCTACAGCATCATCATCGGCACCAACAAGTTCTATGAGATGGAGATGAAGCAGTACGTGCTGGAAG AGTTCCTGGATAAGAACGATGTGACGTTGGCCTCGGCCATCTTTGCGGCCTCCTCCCACAGTTTCCCCATCTCCATCATCCAGGTCACCCAGGCACCGCAGAAAGACGAGTACCTGCTCTGCTTCCACG AGTTCGGGGTGTTTGTGGACGCATACGGCCGCAGGAGTCGAAGTGAGGACATCAAATGGAGCCGTCTGCCTCTCTCGTTTG CCTACAGAGAACCCTACCTGTTTGTGACCTACTTCAACTCGTTGGATGTGATCGAGGTCCAGGGCCACTCTGCTCTAGG GGCCCACTCGTACGCTCACCTGGACATCCCCAACCCGCGCTACCTGGGCCCAGCCATCTCCTCCGGAGCCATTTACCTGGCATCGTCCTACCAGAACAAGCTCCGGGTCATCTGCTGTAAGGGCAACCTGGGACAGGAGGGGGAGCTGCAGAGGAATGGCTCTGGACGCAG CCCCAACAAGCGTGGGCCGCCTTCCTACAACGAGCACATCACCAAGCGCCTGGCGGCCAGCCCCGCGTTGCACAGTGACCCAGGCACGCCGCGCCGCTACCGCGAGGCCCGCACCGAGTTCCGCCGCGATAAGTCGCCCGGCCGCCCGCCGCACTCAGTGGAGAGGGAGAAGTCTCCCAGTGGTAGGATGATGATGGACCCCCGTCTGGCCAGGTCTCCAGGAAGGGCCATGGGGGGGGACCTACGCCTCGACCGCTCCCCAGGGAAGCTGATGGACCGGGATGTGAGGAGGGAGAGGTCACCTGGCCGGGGGTTCGAGGAGCAGCAGCCTGGAGTTCGTCAGAGACTCCACACTAGCTCCGGTCGCACGCCCCTCACCACTGTCAACAAG GTGTGGGATCAGTCATCTGTTTGA